From Mucilaginibacter rubeus, a single genomic window includes:
- the clpX gene encoding ATP-dependent Clp protease ATP-binding subunit ClpX, whose protein sequence is MNKNSKEIRCSFCGAGKQDSLMLIAGLDAHICDKCVNQANEILAEELKVRKVKSSPLAPALLKPSEMKAHLDQYVIGQDDAKKILSVAVYNHYKRLNQRVDKDEVEIEKSNIIMVGETGTGKTLLAKTLAKVLNVPFCICDATVLTEAGYVGEDVESILTRLLQSADYDVTLAEKGIVYIDEVDKIARKSDNASITRDVSGEGVQQALLKILEGTMVNVPPQGGRKHPDQKMITVNTSNILFICGGAFDGIERKIANRLRTQTVGYKLKRDEGDIDTKNFYKYITPQDLKSFGLIPELIGRLPVLTYLNPLDREALHNILTEPKNSLLKQYKKLFEYEGVKLDFEDEVLDFIVDKAMEFKLGARGLRSICEAIMIDAMFEFPSKKDVKRLNVTLDYAHEKFEKSDLKKLKVA, encoded by the coding sequence ATGAATAAAAACAGCAAGGAGATCAGGTGTTCATTTTGCGGTGCCGGTAAACAGGATTCCCTGATGTTAATAGCAGGACTTGATGCACACATTTGCGATAAATGTGTGAACCAGGCCAATGAAATATTGGCTGAAGAGTTGAAGGTACGTAAAGTGAAGTCATCGCCTCTGGCGCCGGCCTTGCTTAAGCCATCAGAAATGAAGGCCCACCTTGATCAATATGTTATTGGTCAGGATGATGCCAAAAAGATACTTTCTGTAGCTGTATATAATCATTACAAGCGCTTAAACCAGCGTGTTGATAAAGATGAAGTTGAGATTGAAAAATCAAACATCATCATGGTTGGTGAAACCGGTACAGGTAAAACCCTGTTGGCCAAAACACTTGCCAAAGTACTAAACGTTCCGTTTTGTATTTGCGACGCCACCGTACTAACCGAAGCCGGTTATGTAGGGGAGGACGTTGAAAGTATCCTAACCCGCTTACTTCAATCTGCTGATTATGATGTAACCCTTGCCGAAAAAGGTATCGTTTACATTGATGAGGTTGATAAAATTGCCCGTAAAAGTGATAACGCTTCTATAACCCGCGATGTATCCGGCGAAGGTGTACAACAGGCTTTGTTAAAGATATTGGAAGGTACTATGGTTAACGTACCACCTCAGGGCGGTCGTAAACACCCTGATCAGAAAATGATCACGGTAAATACCAGCAATATCCTTTTCATTTGCGGTGGTGCATTTGATGGTATTGAAAGGAAAATCGCGAACCGTTTACGTACCCAAACGGTTGGTTACAAACTTAAACGCGACGAAGGAGATATCGACACCAAAAACTTCTACAAGTATATCACTCCTCAGGATCTGAAATCATTTGGTTTGATCCCTGAGTTGATTGGTCGTTTACCTGTGCTTACTTACCTTAATCCACTGGATAGGGAAGCGTTGCACAATATCCTTACCGAACCTAAAAACTCATTATTGAAACAGTACAAAAAACTGTTTGAATATGAAGGTGTAAAACTCGACTTTGAAGACGAGGTACTCGATTTTATTGTTGATAAAGCAATGGAATTTAAGCTTGGTGCAAGGGGCTTACGCTCAATTTGTGAGGCTATTATGATTGATGCCATGTTCGAGTTCCCATCTAAAAAAGATGTGAAACGCCTGAATGTAACATTGGACTACGCACACGAGAAGTTTGAAAAATCTGATCTGAAAAAGTTAAAAGTAGCTTAA